One window of the Klebsiella oxytoca genome contains the following:
- a CDS encoding winged helix-turn-helix domain-containing protein, with protein MPVLSLSLKEARHLHLAAQGLLKKPRRRARPEDILQTIKQMSLLQIDTINVVARSPYLVLFSRLGNYPQDWLDEALRAGELMEYWAHEACFLPRSDFSLVRHRMLTPDKMGWKYHQAWMTEHASGIQELLTHIAENGPVRSADFEHPRKGASGWWEWKPHKRHLEGLFTAGEVMVIERRNFQRVYDLTQRVMPDWDDERDGLSQEQAEAIMLRNSARSLGIFRVQWLADYYRLRQPFLPLLLANWQEEGLVVPVNVEALGEMWLHRDALTLLESAPGGRLTASHSAVLSPFDPVVWDRKRAEQLFNFTYRLECYTPAPKRQYGYFVLPLLHQGRLVGRMDSKMHRKTGILEIIALWLEDGVKVTSGLEKGLKRAIDDFALWQNATRVVCGRLPEELFAGQRQGWEIYAA; from the coding sequence CTCGCTCAAAGAAGCCCGCCACCTCCATCTTGCCGCACAGGGGCTGCTGAAAAAGCCCCGCCGTCGCGCGCGGCCCGAGGATATTCTGCAGACCATCAAGCAGATGTCTTTACTGCAAATCGACACCATCAACGTTGTTGCCCGTAGCCCGTACCTGGTGCTTTTTAGTCGTCTGGGAAATTATCCGCAGGACTGGCTGGACGAAGCGCTTCGCGCAGGTGAACTGATGGAGTACTGGGCGCATGAAGCCTGTTTCTTACCAAGGAGCGACTTTTCGCTGGTTCGTCACCGCATGCTGACGCCGGATAAAATGGGCTGGAAATATCACCAGGCGTGGATGACCGAGCACGCTTCTGGTATTCAGGAACTGCTGACGCATATCGCTGAAAACGGACCCGTTCGCTCGGCTGACTTCGAGCATCCGCGTAAAGGCGCCAGCGGATGGTGGGAGTGGAAACCCCATAAGCGTCACCTTGAAGGTTTATTCACCGCTGGTGAAGTGATGGTTATTGAACGGCGAAATTTTCAGCGCGTTTACGACCTGACGCAGCGGGTGATGCCCGACTGGGACGATGAGCGAGATGGGCTCTCTCAGGAGCAGGCCGAAGCGATTATGTTACGCAATAGCGCCCGCAGTCTGGGGATTTTTCGCGTGCAGTGGTTGGCGGATTATTATCGACTGCGTCAGCCCTTTCTTCCGCTGCTGCTGGCGAATTGGCAGGAGGAAGGGCTGGTGGTGCCGGTGAATGTTGAAGCGCTGGGCGAAATGTGGCTCCACCGCGATGCGCTAACTCTGCTGGAGTCAGCGCCCGGCGGCAGGCTTACCGCCAGCCACAGCGCGGTGCTCTCGCCTTTCGACCCGGTGGTATGGGACCGTAAACGTGCTGAACAGCTGTTTAATTTTACCTATCGGCTGGAGTGCTACACGCCCGCGCCGAAACGTCAGTACGGCTATTTTGTCTTGCCGCTGCTGCATCAGGGGAGGCTGGTAGGCAGAATGGATAGCAAGATGCACCGTAAAACCGGCATTCTGGAAATTATCGCCTTGTGGCTGGAGGATGGCGTTAAGGTAACGTCGGGGCTTGAAAAGGGGCTTAAACGAGCCATTGATGATTTTGCCCTCTGGCAAAACGCTACGCGGGTGGTCTGTGGACGGCTGCCGGAGGAACTGTTTGCCGGGCAGCGACAAGGTTGGGAAATTTACGCCGCCTGA
- the ycaR gene encoding protein YcaR, with the protein MDHRLLEIIACPVCNGKLYYSQDKQELICKLDSLAFPLRDGIPVLLETEARPLAVEESQS; encoded by the coding sequence ATGGATCATCGTTTACTTGAAATTATCGCCTGTCCGGTTTGTAACGGTAAGCTGTATTACAGCCAGGATAAGCAAGAACTGATCTGCAAACTTGATAGTCTGGCTTTTCCGCTGCGTGACGGTATTCCCGTACTGCTGGAAACTGAAGCCCGCCCGCTTGCCGTAGAAGAGAGCCAGTCATGA
- the kdsB gene encoding 3-deoxy-manno-octulosonate cytidylyltransferase translates to MSFVVIIPARFASTRLPGKPLQDINGKPMIVHVLERARESGADRIIVATDHADVARAVEAAGGEVCMTREDHQSGTERLAEVVEKCAFSDDTIIVNIQGDEPMIPPAIVRQVAENLAASTSGMATLAVPVHDAEEAFNPNAVKVVMDSEGYALYFSRATIPWDRDRFAKSRDAIGDSLLRHIGIYGYRAGFIRRYVSWAPSPLEQIEMLEQLRVLWYGEKIHVAVAEVVPGTGVDTPEDLERVRAELR, encoded by the coding sequence ATGAGTTTCGTGGTTATTATCCCCGCGCGCTTTGCTTCCACTCGTCTGCCGGGAAAACCGCTTCAGGATATCAACGGCAAACCGATGATTGTCCACGTTCTGGAGCGCGCTCGCGAATCCGGAGCCGATCGTATTATCGTCGCTACCGATCATGCAGACGTGGCCCGAGCGGTGGAAGCCGCCGGCGGTGAAGTCTGCATGACGCGTGAAGATCATCAGTCAGGCACTGAACGCTTGGCCGAGGTTGTCGAAAAATGCGCCTTCAGCGATGACACCATCATTGTAAATATCCAGGGCGATGAGCCGATGATCCCGCCGGCGATCGTGCGTCAGGTGGCGGAGAACCTGGCTGCCAGCACGAGCGGTATGGCAACGTTGGCGGTGCCTGTCCATGATGCGGAAGAGGCGTTTAATCCGAATGCGGTGAAAGTCGTCATGGATTCAGAGGGCTACGCGCTCTACTTCTCCCGCGCCACTATTCCGTGGGATCGCGATCGTTTCGCTAAATCCCGTGACGCTATTGGTGATTCTCTACTGCGTCATATCGGGATTTATGGCTATCGCGCCGGTTTTATCCGTCGCTACGTGAGCTGGGCGCCGAGCCCGCTAGAGCAAATTGAGATGCTCGAGCAGCTGCGCGTACTGTGGTATGGCGAAAAAATCCATGTCGCGGTGGCGGAGGTCGTGCCTGGCACCGGCGTTGATACGCCGGAAGATCTGGAACGCGTTCGCGCGGAGCTGCGTTAA
- a CDS encoding YcbJ family phosphotransferase: protein MEQLRTELSHLLGEKLSRVECVSERPSSALWSLYDAHGNPMPLLARSFTTPGVARQLAWKISTLARSGTVRMPVVYGVMTHEEHPGPDVLLIERLRGVSVEAPARTPERWEQLQEQIVEALLAWHRHDSGGCVGMVDSTQENLWPHWYRQRVEVLWSTLNLYQDTGLTMQDKRILFRTRECLEDLFKDFNDNCVLVHGSFTLRSMLKDPRSDQLLAMVGPGMVLWAPREYELFRLVDSGQEEQLLWHYLRRAPVAEAFLWRRWLYLLWDEVDNLVNTGRFERARFDLAAKSILPWLA, encoded by the coding sequence ATGGAACAGTTGCGTACCGAGCTGAGTCACCTGTTGGGTGAAAAACTCAGCCGCGTAGAGTGCGTCAGCGAGAGACCCTCGTCGGCGCTGTGGTCGCTATACGATGCACACGGAAACCCAATGCCGCTGCTGGCGCGTAGTTTTACAACGCCGGGCGTAGCCCGCCAGCTGGCGTGGAAGATATCGACTCTCGCACGAAGCGGTACCGTCCGGATGCCGGTTGTCTACGGTGTGATGACGCACGAAGAGCACCCTGGCCCCGATGTTCTGCTGATCGAACGACTTCGCGGCGTCTCGGTTGAAGCCCCCGCCCGTACGCCGGAACGCTGGGAGCAATTGCAGGAGCAGATAGTGGAAGCTCTGCTGGCCTGGCACCGCCATGATAGCGGCGGCTGCGTTGGTATGGTTGATAGCACCCAGGAAAACCTCTGGCCGCACTGGTATCGCCAGCGCGTAGAGGTACTCTGGAGCACGCTGAATCTGTACCAGGATACCGGCCTGACGATGCAGGATAAACGCATTTTATTCCGCACTCGCGAATGCCTCGAAGATTTATTTAAAGATTTCAATGATAACTGCGTGCTGGTACACGGTAGCTTCACGCTGCGCAGCATGCTGAAAGATCCGCGCAGCGATCAGCTGTTAGCGATGGTGGGACCGGGCATGGTGCTCTGGGCACCGCGGGAATACGAGCTATTCCGTCTGGTTGATAGCGGCCAGGAAGAGCAGCTACTGTGGCACTATCTCCGCCGGGCGCCAGTAGCGGAAGCGTTTCTCTGGCGACGCTGGCTGTATTTGTTGTGGGATGAAGTCGATAATCTGGTCAATACCGGACGCTTTGAGCGCGCCCGGTTTGATCTGGCGGCAAAGTCAATTCTGCCCTGGCTCGCCTGA
- the elyC gene encoding envelope biogenesis factor ElyC, giving the protein MLFTLKKVLGGMMLPLPLLLLFIAFGIALLWFSRFQRTGKLCVSLGWLLLLLLSLQPVADSLLKPIEDKYPTWRSEERVQYVVVLGGGYTWNPNWAPSSNLINNSLPRLTEGIRLWYENPGSKLIFTGAAAKTNPVSTAEAGARVAESLGIPRSEIIVLDKPKDTEEEAAAVKEAIGNAPFLLVTSASHLPRAMIFFRHAGLTPLPAPANQLAIESPLNLWEQAIPSPVWLMHSDRVGYETLGRIWQWLKGASGEPGQN; this is encoded by the coding sequence ATGCTTTTTACGCTGAAAAAGGTTTTAGGCGGTATGATGCTGCCGCTTCCCCTGCTGCTGCTGTTCATTGCGTTTGGGATCGCGCTGCTGTGGTTTAGTCGTTTTCAGCGCACCGGTAAGCTCTGCGTCAGTCTCGGCTGGCTGCTATTGCTGCTGTTGAGCCTGCAGCCGGTAGCCGATAGTTTGTTAAAACCGATTGAAGATAAATACCCAACGTGGCGAAGTGAAGAGCGCGTACAGTACGTCGTTGTTCTTGGCGGGGGCTATACCTGGAACCCAAACTGGGCGCCCAGCTCAAATCTTATTAACAATAGTCTACCCCGTCTGACGGAAGGGATCCGCCTGTGGTACGAAAACCCGGGCTCGAAACTCATTTTTACCGGCGCAGCGGCAAAAACTAATCCCGTCAGCACCGCCGAAGCCGGAGCCAGAGTGGCAGAGAGTCTGGGCATTCCGCGCAGCGAAATCATCGTCCTGGATAAACCTAAAGATACCGAAGAGGAAGCCGCTGCGGTAAAAGAGGCCATAGGCAATGCGCCTTTCCTGCTGGTGACATCCGCCTCTCATCTGCCGCGGGCGATGATATTCTTTCGCCATGCCGGGCTGACTCCCCTACCCGCACCGGCCAACCAGTTGGCAATTGAGTCACCGCTCAACCTATGGGAACAGGCAATTCCCTCTCCTGTATGGTTAATGCATAGCGATCGGGTCGGTTACGAAACGCTGGGCCGTATCTGGCAATGGCTCAAAGGGGCATCAGGCGAGCCAGGGCAGAATTGA
- the cmoM gene encoding tRNA uridine 5-oxyacetic acid(34) methyltransferase CmoM, producing the protein MQDRNFDDIAEKFSRNIYGTTKGQLRQAILWQDLQPLLNQLGPGPLRVLDAGGGEGQTAIKVAEMGHHVTLCDLSGEMVARARQAAADKGVIDNMHFVQCAAQDIAQHLESSVDLILFHAVLEWVAEPQEMLRTLWSVLRPGGALSLMFYNANGLLMHNMVAGNLDYVQIGMPKKKKRTLSPDYPRDPQQVYGWLEEIGWQIAGKTGVRVFHDYLREKHQQHDKFAALLELETRYCRQEPYISLGRYIHVTALKPQMQG; encoded by the coding sequence GTGCAGGATCGTAATTTCGATGATATTGCGGAAAAGTTTTCGCGCAATATATATGGCACCACCAAAGGCCAGCTGCGGCAGGCGATCCTCTGGCAGGATCTGCAACCGCTGCTGAACCAGCTGGGGCCAGGGCCATTGCGAGTTCTGGACGCGGGCGGCGGCGAAGGGCAAACGGCGATTAAAGTGGCGGAAATGGGCCATCACGTCACCTTATGCGATCTCTCAGGTGAAATGGTGGCTCGCGCCCGGCAGGCGGCTGCCGATAAAGGTGTGATCGACAACATGCATTTTGTACAATGCGCGGCTCAGGATATTGCACAGCATTTGGAAAGTTCTGTCGATCTGATACTGTTTCATGCGGTGCTGGAATGGGTAGCCGAACCACAGGAGATGCTGCGTACGCTGTGGTCAGTGTTGCGCCCCGGCGGCGCGTTGTCGCTTATGTTCTACAATGCTAACGGTCTGTTGATGCACAATATGGTTGCCGGAAATCTCGACTATGTACAAATCGGTATGCCAAAAAAGAAAAAACGCACGCTGTCACCAGACTACCCGCGCGATCCGCAGCAGGTTTATGGCTGGCTGGAAGAGATTGGCTGGCAGATCGCCGGAAAGACCGGCGTGCGGGTGTTTCATGATTATCTGCGTGAAAAACACCAACAGCACGACAAATTTGCGGCGTTGCTGGAGCTGGAAACGCGCTACTGTCGCCAGGAGCCGTATATTAGCTTAGGCCGTTATATTCACGTCACCGCGCTTAAGCCGCAGATGCAAGGATAA
- the mukF gene encoding chromosome partition protein MukF — protein MSEFSQTVPELVAWARKNDFSISLPVDRLSFLLAIATLNGERMEGEMTEGELVDAFRHVSDAFEQTSETISQRANNAINDMVRQRLLNRFTSEITEGNAIYRLTPLGIGITDYYIRQREFSTLRLSMQLSIVAGELKRAADSAEEGGDEFHWHRNVFAPLKYSVAEIFDSIDLTQRIMDEQQQLVKDDIAQLLNKDWRAAISSCELLLSETSGTLRELQDTLDAAGDKLQANLLRIQDSTMAHDDLNFIDRLVFDLQSKLDRIVSWGQQAIDLWIGYDRHVHKFIRTAIDMDKNRVFAQRLRQSVQTYFDAPWALTHANADRLLDMRDEEMALHDEEVTGELPADLEYEEFNEIREQLAALIEGQLVVYKEKGLPLDLGLVVREYLSQYPRARHFDVARIVVDQAVRLGVAQADFTGLPAKWQPINDYGAKVQAHVIDKY, from the coding sequence ATGAGTGAATTTTCCCAGACAGTCCCCGAACTGGTTGCCTGGGCCAGGAAAAATGATTTTTCTATTTCGCTACCGGTCGACAGACTCTCTTTTCTGCTGGCGATTGCCACGCTGAACGGTGAGCGGATGGAAGGGGAAATGACCGAGGGAGAACTGGTGGACGCGTTCCGCCACGTGAGTGATGCGTTTGAGCAGACCAGCGAAACCATCAGCCAGCGCGCCAATAATGCCATTAATGATATGGTGCGCCAGCGTCTGCTGAACCGCTTTACCAGCGAAATCACCGAAGGTAACGCTATTTATCGCCTGACGCCGTTGGGGATTGGGATCACCGATTACTATATTCGCCAGCGTGAGTTTTCCACCCTGCGCCTGTCGATGCAGCTATCAATCGTGGCCGGTGAACTCAAGCGTGCCGCCGACTCGGCGGAAGAGGGCGGCGATGAGTTCCACTGGCATCGCAACGTTTTCGCCCCGCTGAAGTACTCGGTAGCGGAAATTTTCGACAGTATTGACCTGACTCAGCGGATCATGGATGAACAGCAGCAGCTGGTGAAAGATGATATTGCCCAGCTGTTGAATAAAGACTGGCGGGCGGCGATTTCCAGCTGTGAGCTGCTGCTGTCTGAAACCTCCGGTACCCTGCGCGAGCTGCAGGATACGCTGGATGCGGCGGGCGATAAGCTGCAGGCGAACCTGCTGCGTATTCAGGACTCGACCATGGCGCACGACGATCTGAATTTTATCGATCGTCTGGTGTTCGATCTACAAAGCAAACTGGACCGCATCGTTAGCTGGGGTCAGCAGGCGATTGACCTGTGGATCGGTTACGATCGCCACGTACATAAATTTATTCGTACCGCGATCGATATGGACAAAAACCGCGTCTTCGCCCAGCGTCTACGCCAGTCGGTACAGACCTACTTTGATGCTCCCTGGGCGCTGACCCACGCGAATGCCGATCGTCTGCTTGATATGCGCGACGAAGAGATGGCGCTGCATGATGAAGAGGTTACCGGGGAACTTCCGGCAGATCTGGAGTACGAAGAGTTTAACGAAATTCGTGAACAGCTGGCGGCGCTGATAGAGGGGCAGCTGGTGGTCTATAAAGAAAAGGGGCTGCCGCTGGATCTTGGTCTGGTAGTACGCGAATATCTGTCGCAGTATCCGCGCGCACGCCACTTTGATGTCGCGCGCATTGTGGTTGACCAGGCGGTACGCTTGGGCGTAGCGCAAGCAGATTTCACCGGACTGCCGGCAAAATGGCAGCCGATTAATGATTACGGAGCCAAGGTACAGGCGCATGTCATCGACAAATATTGA
- the mukE gene encoding chromosome partition protein MukE, which yields MSSTNIEQVMPVKLAQALANPLFPALDSALRAGRHIGLDELDNHAFLMDFQDYLEEFYARYNVELIRAPEGFFYLRPRSTTLIPRSVLSELDMMVGKILCYLYLSPERLANEGIFTQQELYDELLTLADEAKLLKLVNNRSTGSDLDRQKLQEKMRASLNRLRRLGMVWFMGHDSSKFRITESVFRFGADVRAGDDPREAQLRMIRDGEAMALENRLQLNDENEENQPDSGEEE from the coding sequence ATGTCATCGACAAATATTGAACAAGTGATGCCGGTTAAACTGGCGCAAGCGTTGGCTAATCCGTTATTTCCGGCGCTGGATAGCGCCCTGCGCGCGGGCCGTCATATCGGCCTTGACGAGCTGGATAATCACGCATTTTTGATGGATTTTCAGGATTACCTGGAAGAGTTTTATGCTCGCTATAACGTCGAGCTGATCCGCGCGCCGGAGGGATTTTTCTATCTGCGCCCGCGTTCGACCACGCTAATTCCGCGATCGGTGCTTTCCGAGCTGGATATGATGGTGGGTAAAATTCTCTGCTATCTCTATCTTAGCCCGGAGCGCCTGGCGAATGAAGGCATCTTCACCCAGCAGGAGCTTTACGACGAGCTGCTGACTCTGGCGGATGAAGCCAAGCTGCTGAAGCTGGTCAATAACCGTTCTACCGGCTCAGACCTTGACCGCCAGAAGCTGCAGGAAAAAATGCGCGCCTCGCTCAACCGCCTGCGCCGCCTTGGCATGGTGTGGTTTATGGGCCACGACAGCAGCAAATTCCGCATTACCGAATCGGTGTTTCGCTTCGGCGCTGACGTTCGCGCCGGCGACGATCCGCGCGAAGCGCAGCTGCGCATGATCCGCGATGGTGAAGCGATGGCGCTGGAAAATCGTCTGCAGCTCAATGATGAGAATGAAGAGAATCAGCCGGATAGCGGGGAGGAAGAGTAA